Proteins found in one Parasteatoda tepidariorum isolate YZ-2023 chromosome 7, CAS_Ptep_4.0, whole genome shotgun sequence genomic segment:
- the LOC107449560 gene encoding multiple epidermal growth factor-like domains protein 6 produces the protein METKEIQRKECCCGGDCKCCTSQCCEGNSCTCENVCPCCRCCQASKLDSDEMCLCCEEKGCKNKATCENDCKCSGNQSCKTSKDCSCGDACQGGQKCHCKVVGASGDSLQCCGSGTCKSKIVCVCGDSCQCCGANTCKVTTVCVCGKSRQCCSENTCKAKIDCVCGDSCQCCGANACKVKTDCVCGDSCQCCGANACKAKTDCVCGDSCQCCGANTCKAETDCVCGDSCQCCGANTCKAKTDCVCGDSCQCCDANACKAKPDCVCGDSCQCCDANACKAKTDCVCGDSCQCCVANKCIIKTDCVCGDSCQCCGANACKVTTVCVCGKSCQCCSENTCKAKIDCVCGDSCQCCGANACKAKTDCVCGDSCQCCGANTCKAKTDCVCGDSCQCCDANACKAKTDCVCGNSSQCCGANSCKVTTVCVCGNSCQCCSANTCKAKTDCVCGDSCQCCSSNACKVKTACVCGDTCQCCRANTCKIETACVCGDSCQCCSANTCKVKTACVCGDTCQCCSANTCKVKTACVCGDTCQCCSANTCKIETACVCGNSCQCCGANTCKVTTVCVCGDSCQCCGANTCKVKTACVCGDTCQCCDANTCNDKTDCVCGDSCQCCSANTCKVTTVCDCGNSCQCCGANICKITTVCVCKNSCQCFGANACKVTTVCVCGNSCKCCGANICKVTTVCACGDSCQCSGESSCKAKTAHSCGDSCKYSGNSSCKVKTACACGDSCKCCETSSCKANTACVCGDSCQCCGTTCCKAKSECVCGDSCQCCGADFCKTKTDCVCGDACQCCGENTCKAKTDCVCGDSCQCCEKNTCKAKITCVCGDSCQCCNLSSCKTKAGCVCGDSCQCCGSNSCNTKSVCVCGDSCQCCSLSTCKTFCADSDTGCGKTCTC, from the coding sequence ATGGAAACAAAAGAAATTCAGCGAAAGGAATGCTGCTGCGGTGGTGACTGTAAATGTTGCACCTCACAATGCTGCGAGGGTAACTCTTGCACCTGTGAAAATGTCTGTCCCTGCTGCAGATGTTGCCAAGCATCTAAGCTAGACAGTGATGAGATGTGTTTGTGCTGCGAAGAAAAAGGATGTAAAAACAAAGCCACATGCGAAAATGATTGCAAATGCAGCGGAAACCAATCCTGCAAAACCTCTAAAGATTGCTCTTGTGGAGATGCCTGTCAAGGCGGCCAAAAGTGTCATTGCAAAGTTGTTGGCGCATCTGGAGATTCTCTTCAATGCTGTGGCTCAGGCACTTGCAAATCCAAAATCGTCTGCGTCTGTGGAGATTCCTGTCAATGCTGTGGTGCAAATACCTGCAAAGTCACGACTGTCTGCGTGTGTGGAAAATCCCGTCAATGCTGCAGTGAAAATACTTGTAAAGCTAAAATCGACTGCGTCTGTGGAGATTCTTGTCAATGCTGTGGTGCGAATGCTTGTAAAGTCAAAACCGACTGCGTCTGTGGAGATTCTTGTCAATGCTGTGGTGCAAATGCTTGTAAAGCCAAAACCGACTGCGTCTGTGGAGATTCTTGTCAATGTTGTGGTGCAAATACCTGCAAAGCTGAAACCGACTGCGTCTGTGGAGATTCTTGTCAATGTTGTGGTGCAAATACCTGCAAAGCTAAAACCGACTGCGTCTGTGGAGATTCCTGTCAATGCTGCGATGCAAATGCATGCAAAGCTAAACCCGACTGCGTCTGTGGAGATTCCTGTCAATGTTGCGATGCAAATGCATGCAAAGCTAAAACGGACTGCGTCTGTGGAGATTCCTGTCAATGCTGTGTtgcaaataaatgcataattaaaacGGACTGCGTTTGTGGAGATTCCTGTCAATGTTGTGGTGCAAATGCCTGCAAAGTCACAACTGTCTGCGTGTGTGGAAAATCCTGTCAATGCTGCAGTGAAAATACTTGTAAAGCTAAAATCGACTGCGTCTGTGGAGATTCTTGTCAATGCTGTGGAGCAAATGCTTGTAAAGCCAAAACCGACTGCGTCTGTGGAGATTCTTGTCAATGCTGTGGTGCAAATACCTGCAAAGCTAAAACCGACTGCGTCTGTGGAGATTCCTGTCAATGTTGCGATGCAAATGCATGCAAAGCTAAAACGGATTGCGTGTGTGGAAATTCCAGTCAATGCTGTGGTGCAAATTCCTGTAAAGTCACAACTGTCTGCGTCTGTGGAAATTCCTGTCAATGCTGCAGCGCAAATACTTGTAAAGCTAAAACCGACTGCGTCTGTGGAGATTCCTGTCAATGCTGCAGTTCAAATGCATGCAAAGTCAAAACTGCATGCGTCTGTGGAGATACATGTCAATGCTGTAGGGCAAATACCTGCAAAATCGAAACTGCCTGCGTGTGTGGAGATTCCTGTCAATGCTGTAGTGCAAATACCTGCAAAGTCAAAACTGCATGCGTCTGTGGAGATACATGTCAATGCTGCAGTGCAAATACATGCAAAGTCAAAACTGCTTGCGTCTGTGGAGATACATGTCAATGCTGTAGTGCAAATACCTGCAAAATCGAAACTGCCTGCGTCTGTGGAAATTCCTGCCAATGCTGTGGTGCAAATACCTGCAAAGTCACAACTGTCTGCGTCTGTGGAGATTCCTGTCAATGCTGCGGTGCAAACACCTGCAAAGTCAAAACTGCCTGCGTCTGTGGAGATACATGTCAATGCTGTGATGCAAATACTTGCAATGATAAAACCGATTGTGTGTGTGGAGATTCCTGTCAATGCTGTAGTGCAAATACCTGCAAAGTCACAACTGTCTGCGACTGTGGAAATTCCTGCCAATGCTGTGGTGCAAATATCTGCAAAATCACAACTGTCTGTGTCTGTAAAAATTCCTGTCAATGCTTCGGAGCAAATGCCTGCAAGGTCACAACTGTCTGTGTCTGTGGAAATTCCTGTAAATGCTGCGGTGCAAATATCTGCAAGGTCACAACTGTCTGCGCCTGCGGAGATTCTTGTCAATGCTCTGGCGAAAGCTCCTGTAAAGCTAAAACTGCCCATTCCTGTGGAGATTCCTGTAAATACAGTGGCAATAGCTCCTGTAAAGTTAAAACCGCCTGCGCCTGTGGAGATTCATGCAAATGCTGTGAAACAAGCTCCTGCAAAGCTAATACTGCCTGTGTCTGCGGAGATTCTTGTCAATGTTGCGGAACAACATGCTGCAAAGCTAAATCTGAGTGCGTCTGTGGAGATTCGTGCCAATGCTGTGGTGCAGATTTCTGCAAAACCAAAACAGACTGTGTGTGTGGTGATGCCTGTCAGTGCTGCGGTGAAAATACCTGCAAAGCCAAAACTGACTGCGTCTGTGGAGATTCTTGTCAATGTTGTGAGAAAAATACCTGCAAGGCCAAAATAACTTGCGTCTGTGGAGATTCCTGCCAATGCTGCAATTTAAGTTCCTGCAAAACTAAAGCTGGCTGTGTGTGTGGTGATTCATGTCAATGTTGTGGATCAAACAGCTGCAACACAAAATCCGTCTGCGTCTGCGGAGATTCATGCCAATGCTGCTCCCTAAGCACATGTAAGACATTTTGTGCTGATTCTGACACTGGCTGTGGAAAGACCTGTACCTGCTAA